The Candidatus Amarolinea dominans genomic interval GCCCCGACGACATTGCGCGCAGCCAGGCGAAGTTGGCCGCCGCGTATACCGAGATGGAAGCTGACGAGACCTTCGATCCCGGCGTGGCCGCGCTGTTGGATCGGGCGCGGAAGACGCTGGAGCAGCCCGACCTGAGCGCCGGGCTTGCCGATGACATCGCCGGCGCCGTCGCCAACATCCGCCATGCCGTTGCCGAAGAGGACGATGCGCAGGTAGAAGCGTACTGCGATGAGTTGATTGACTTGCTGATGGAGGTCGAGGGATAGGCGGCCCGCAAGGTCACACGTTTGTCAAGGACGGTGAAACCGCCCGGCAGTTCTTCGACGATACCGTGTTGTCAGCGCGAGGTGCGCGCTCGTCTCAGGACCTCAGCGAGAACGGCGGCGATGTTCCAGGCATCGTCGCCGGCGCGGTGGTGAACGCCTTGCAGGGGCAGCCCCAGCGCCGCCAGCCCCTCACGCATCCCCACCTCCCGTTTGCGCCCCAACGCCACGGCCAGCAGCGTCTTGACGTTGAGGTGTCCCGGCCCAAAGGGATAGGGGATGCCGAACTCGGCGCAGTTGCGCGTGAACTGCTGGCGGTCGTAGTCGCCATAGCTGGCCCACAGCCGACCGGACGCCTGAAACTCCTGCACGAGCACCTGGCAGACCTGCGCCAGAGGAATACCGCCATCCACATCGGCCTGCGTGAGCGTGGTCAGCTCTGTGCAGAAGGCGCTGATCGTCGAACGGATGGGACGCACCAGGATATCGCGACGTTCGACGCGGGCCAGGGTTGCCACATCCAGCAAGCACAGCCCGATCTCGATGATCTCGCTGCTCTGGCCCGGCGGTGGCTCGCCCTGCCAGCAGGTGGCTTCGACATCAACGACGAGAATGTGGTCTAGTTTTCGGGTCATAATGTGGGCAAAGTTGCTCAGAATCGTGGTGTCCAGAATGAACATCGGCATGGCTCAAGTCCGGTTTTTACCCTGGATGGTTTCGTATTCCGCCTGCGCCTCATGGATGCTCAACGCCCCCATGCGCATTGGTAACCCGAACCGATTGAAGCGCGCCAACAACTCGAAACGCGACATGTTCAGCAAGGTGGCTGTCCGGCCCAGACTGATGTCGCCAGCGAGATAGGCAGCGATGATCATGTTCCAGGCTTCCTGCACATCGCCGGCTGCCGCCGCGACCCGCGCCTGCACCGCTGTCTCTGTCAGGCCAGCCGGCGGTAAATCAGGATTGTTGACCGGCGCCGACATTTGGCTGCGAAAGGTCGCCGCCGCACGTAGGAGACGATAATCCAACACATCTACGATCGCGACCTGTTCGGCGCCATAGCTTTCAATGAAAACGGCCTGCCCACGCTGCGCCTGCTCGATTGCCTGGCGGGTGCGCCGCGCCAGATCTGTCCGGGAAATCGTCGAAGTCATCGTCATCGGTCTCCTGACATCCAAATCTTACGTACAATTAGTAGGGAGATTGTACTACGATCAACTCCTGGCTGCAAACAACAGCAATTCCAAACGTAACCGCATTTTTCGCCGCGCAGAGGTCGCAGAGGAATCGCACTTTGTTTCGGAGTTCGATGTGTCGCCGCGCTTCTTGTGATTGGATGTGCGCCAAATTGGAATACCAGAATTGTTTACATCCGGTTTGTTGGAACCCACGCCGATTCCTCAGCCTTCACCTGTGGCGGCGCTGGAATACTATTTGGAAAGTCGTGGCTTAACGCGCAAAGCGTTGAAACCTTTCATCGGCTCTGCGCAGCGCGTGTCAGAAATCATGAACCGTCGTCGTCGCCTGACACTGACGATGGTTCGTCGTCTCGAGGCCGGGACCGGCATCCCGGCCTCTGTCCTGATTCAACCCTATCGGCTGGCGACGGGCGTATCATCTGCTGAACCGGCCGGCTGGCTGGCCCGCGCCAGCGATCCAAACGCCGAAGGGACAATCGGGTTACGAACGCCGCCATTCGCCAGGAGTGTCGCGCAGCGACGAGTGGATACGCTTCCAGGGGCGTTCGAAGCGTTCGACGTTCGACGATCCCCCAGCCGCAGACCCATGCTGATGTCTACCGGGCATCCGTTGCTGGCCGTGATCAAGATGACCCTGCTGCGTCGGGCGAACTCCAGTGCGTTTTCGATGCGGGCCGGGAAGCGGTCTAGAACCTGTTGAATGATGACGCTAGATGGCTGATCCAAAGGAGCAACGATGGTGAGATCCACATCTTGCGTCGTACGAGGTTCGCCCCACCACTGCACGGCCATGCCCCCGATCACTGCGTAAGGTAGTCCCAGAGTCCGGAAAAACTGATGGATCTCCCAAGCGGCTGCTTCTTGCTCGTTCATGGCGCCTTGTTAGTCTCTGCCATCAGATCGAGTGCACGCCGAACAGAGATCAGACCCTCTACTTGCCAGAGATCAAGCCGGTCGAGGTTGCGGTGCATCTCAGGGCGTTCGTTGAAGCCTCTCATCAGATCGCGCCAGATTGCCAGCGCTTCCGCGCGGCTCATCTGCGCCAGTATTGCCTGGCGTTCCGTCTCGATCACCTTGTTTGCCAGCGCGTAGCCGGCTAGAACCTCGCGAATAGCCACTGCGTCCAGTCTTGGCTGCGAGTCGAATGGGTACTCAGTCATAGCTCGACATCTCCACGGCCAGTATACCACATCCGACCCGTTCCCGCACGTCTGCTGACGCATCCAGCACTACGCCGATTACCGCGCTGCAGCCCCGGGCGTGACGCCCACCTCAATCATCGTCCATGACCTCAACGCAGCGTCGCCATGACCGGCGCCAGGCCGCTGGCTGCGTCGGGCGCATCCAGCAGCACGCCGATCACCGCGCCGCCCTCGTCAAGCATCACGCCGTTGACCTCCACGGTGCGCAGGACGCCTGTATAGTTACGATTTCGCTTCGTCATATCAGGAGTATAATACTCGTCAGATGACATCTGCTATCGCTCTTGCTTGCAGATGTCACCCTTCATCAAGCTCTATGTCGAGACGCAGCGCTGCCGGCGTGCCCAGGGCGGCGATGACCTCCCTGGCAATGCGGACACCTTGATCTACGCGTGCGCCCGGCAGGTCAACGCCATCCGCGGCAATCCGTCGAATCGCATACGCGCCGAACTCAAGCCTGCGCGGGTTGTGGTAGACGATTTCGATCTGGCGCCCTGCAAACTGCGCGGCCACAGCCGCCTGGCCCCGCTCATCGAACTGCGCCGCGACCAGCTTCGGCGCCAGCACCAGGTCGCCCAACTCGCCCCGCACGCCAAACACCTCATTCAGCAGCGTCAGCAGATACCAGCTTGCCGAGCCGGTGAGCCACGGGTACAGGCCGCGGCCCCGCTCGCTGATGTATTCCGGCAGGCCGGGGTAAATGCGGGCAGTTGCGAAGTCGGCGCAGTGCTGGTAGATGCCGTCCAGGACGCGGAAGCCCTCATGCACCAGGCCCCGCCGGTAGAGCGCGTTGGCGTACATCACCGCCATGTGGCTGAACATGGCGCCGTTTTCCTTGTGGCCGAACGCAAAGCCGAAGCAGCGGCCAAGATTGAACTGCATCCCGCCAAAGTCGGTGTTCAAGCGGTAGCCGCCCAGGCGATGTTCGTACAGGTAGCGATCGGCAGAACGAACGATTGCTTGCGCCTGCGTATCGGAGGCGATGCCGCCCATCAGCGCGAAGACCTGCCCGGTCAGCGTCATGCGCACACCGTGCGGGCCATCCCCTTCGACACGCTGGCCGTCGTTGTCGTAGTAGCCGTTGAACCAGCCATACCCGGCGCGGTCGGTGATCCACTCGTGCTGGCGCAGGTGGGCCGTGAGCCAGTCGGCTTTGGCGGCCAGGTCGCGGCCCAGGTCGGCCGGTCTGACCTTGATCTTGTCGCCGGAAATGGTGTGACTGCACGTTGCGAAATATCGGTGCAGGCGATCCTGCCTGGCCGTGACGTCGGCGTAATTGACCGGCTCGGCCAGGGTGTCGAGCAGCGGCAGCAGTTCGGCGGCCAGTTGCACCTCGGTCACGCCCAGCCGGCCCAACGCCAGCACGAGCTGGCCCAGGTCGGCCAGGTTGCCCGCGTAGAGCGCGCTGAACGCCACGCTTTCTCCCCGCTCGCGGGCCATGTCCATGCCATCGTTCCAGTCGGCGCCTTCCAGCAGGATGTTGCCGGCCGCGCCCGCGTTGAAGAACGCGGTCAGGTGCTGCACCAACAGGTGTTCGAGCACACTGCCGCGCGCGATTGCGCCCGGCCGCGTGCGCAGCAGCGTACCCTGCTCCGCTGACCAGGCTTCATCATGCGCCTGACAGCGGTTGATGTGCGCGTCCTTGAAATAGGTCTGCTCCTGGAGCAGAAAGCCCAGGTCGCCGCTACGGTCAATGTACAGCCGCGTCGTCAGGTAGGGCCAGGCGCCGTGATCCATCCAGACGCGCGGGATGTTGTTGCGGTCGGCCATAAATTCACCGGGCCGGCTGCCGATGATGGTCGCGTTGCTGCCGTCCATGCGCACGCCCGCGAAGCTGCTGAACAGCAGGTCATGCACCGGCTCCGGCTCCAACATCAGCAGCGCCAGGCAGTCCTGCCAGAGATCGCGCCAGCCGCGGCCCCCGCGGCCGTAGTCGTGATAGGGCACGAACGAGTTGCCGAACAACCGGCGCAGGAACGGCTGCACCGTCACCCACTTCAGCCAACCATCGAAGCGGGGATCGGCGGTGTGGAAGGCCAATGGCGCCACCTTCGCCTGCCAGTGCGCGCGCGTGCGGTCAAGCCATTCGGCGAAACGGGCCGCGCTGCCGTAGCGTTGGACCAGTTCATTTATACCGGCTGAAGCCTCGATTCCGGATTGCTTGAAACCATCGGCTATGCCGGCTGAAGCCTCGATTCCGGATTGTTTGAAACTGTCGGCCAGCACGGCCAGGATCAACACGTAGGCGCGCGACTCGCCTGGGCTTAGCGTGACATCGGCGAAGCGCAGCGCGCCGATTGCCTCATAGCCGTCTACGGCGCTTCCCGCAGGCGCGCCGGTCATGCCTTGCTGCACCACGGCCGCGGGCCATTCCAGGTTGCCGCCCTCGCCGATGAAATCCTCGACCACGGGGAAAAAACTGCGCGGCGGCGCGCCGTCTCCTTCCGCGCCCAGCACCGCGTAGGTGACCGTATTGGGCCGGTGACCGCGCTCGTCGAAGGTGAGGGTCGGCTGCACGGTCACGCCGTGGCGGACGGTGCGGATGCGGTGCAGCAGCGAAGTGACGTGCCGGTGATCGCGCAGGTTGTCGGCCGAGCGGCCGTAGATGGGGACGGCCGCGGTGGGGGTCAGCGTGAGCGGTCTGTCGCCGGTGTTGGTCAGCACGACCTGCATCAACTCCACCTGGTCGGAACTGGCCGGAACGAAGTTCGTCACCTCGGCGCGCAGCCCGGCGGCCCGGCTCTCACGAATGACCTTGTGCCACAGCATCCCGGCTTCCAGCGCAACGTCCTGATTTTCCGCATCCCCCGCCTCTGCCAGTTGCCGGGCGGAGTTTCCCGTGGCGGACCACGGCCCATACCCGGCGATGCGAACCCAGAAGTTGCGCGCCGAACGGGTGTTGTGCAGATCTTCGACCGAAACCGGGAGGGTCAGAAAACTGTTCTGCCCCGTCTTGCAGTCGCCATGCAGCGTTGGTGTGACCACCGACATCATGCCGGCCTCGTTGACCAGCGGAAAGTAGAGGTAACTCGTCCGGTGCGGCGCGTCCAGGCGAAACGCGCCGTCATTGTCAATAAAACGCCAGCCGGTTTTCATGTCTTCGGTCATGGTTTTTGCCATTCCACTCCTAGTCCAAACACAGTTCGATCCGCCGAATCTCGCCATTGCGAATCCTGGCGGCGTAGGGGGCTGGGATGAGGCTGCCCGGCAGGCTGAGCTGATCGCCATCGGCCATGTGCAGGATCACGACGGTGACCTGGGCGTTGTCGGCCAGGGGTTGATGCTTGCGATAAGTGACCACGCACTGTCCCAGGAAAGTAAAAGTCAGACGGCCGTCCGGCCGGAAGAGCCAATTCGGCAGGGAGGGCTTGAACACCAGGCACAGTTCCCCATCCTGCACGAAGAACGGCTGCGGCCCAACCATCATCAGCGACCACATGCTCATGAATTCCACCGCGGCGCCGGTCAGGCGGGCGACGAAGCCGCGACCATGCAGCGATGCATCGGGATGCGCGCTGCTGACGATGAACGACGAGTTCTCCAGCGGGCTGCGTCCGTAGATGTGCGGATCGAGGAACGGCGCCAGGCTGCGGTGCATGTCTGTGAAGAACTCCTCGCGCAGGCCCGCCCGCAGCATCGCCAGCAGATACTTGTAAGCCATGTGCATGAAGATAGATTCGTTCTCCAGCCAGCCCGGTGTGAACGCCCGCAGCCGGCCAATCTCCGGCGAGCAGGCAGCCAGCGGCGCATTGGTCTTGACCATGCCCAGCTTGCGGTCGAACAACGCGCTCTCGCGCACGTGGCGGTGCAGGGCGCGGGCGCTGGCGATGTCGGTCCGCTGCCGCATGGCATGAACCGCGCCTTCCAGGAACAGCGGCAGGCCCTGCTGAGCGAAACCTGTGACGCGCACCAGGGGACGGCCGAGCGGGTCGCGCTGCGGCTGCCCCTCTGCATCGGTGAGCAGCTCGTAGTCGGACACTTCGCAGGTGAAGTAGGTGGGCGGCACGCCGTCGGTAAGCGCCTCAGCCTGGGCAATCCCGCGCTGCACCTTGCTGCGCCATGTCTGCAGGATCGGCGCTAGGTCGGCGGGCCTGAGCGTCTCGGTCTGCCCATCGAAGCCCAGGCGGACGCGGGCGCGATAGGTTTCGCGCGCGCTCGCCACAGCGTCCCAGTAGCGGAAATCACGCCCGGCGTCGGATGTCGCGTGATACGCGCTGAGCTGCGCGGTCACCTGCCGCTGCAGGTCGCAAAGCTCCACGGGAAATTCGATCGCGGCGCCGTCCTGCGCGGCCAGTGCCGCCAGCAGGAAATCCAGCAGCCGCAGCAGCTCGTACGTTTCGGACATGGACGAACCGAACAGGCCGGGCAGGCCGTTGAGCGCATCACACCAGCCCGGCTTGCCCGCTTCCATTTCGATCCCCATGCCGAACGGATCGAGCGTGGCGAACTTGAGCAGCGCCAATCCCAGCAGCTTGCCGAACACGGTCGTGCGGAAGACCTCGCCCTGCCCCTGCGCGCTGCGCAGCAGGCGCTGCGCGGTCGGTCGCGAGGCCATCAATTGCGCTGCTTCGTCGTCCTGTACCACTGCCCCGTATTGGCGCACCCTGCCGTCCTCTACGAGCACAGACTTGCGCGCGCGCGGCTGCACGAAGGCTGCACTTTGGGCGTAGGGCACGGTCCTGCTGAAGAGCAGTTCATCCTTGCGATCAGGGTAGACCGCCAGGTAGGCATCCAGCAGGTCGAGGTTGTAGAACCAGTGATCAATCCAGTACCCTTCCCCAAATTCCGCCTCGAAGCTCCAATCGGCCTGGGCCATGACCGCTTCGACAAAAGCCGCGGGCGCCACAGCCAGACCGATGCCCTGGTCCAGCACGACTTTCAGCAGGTGGCCGGGCGTGAAGGGGCGGGTGAGCAGCGGGCGCAGCGCTTCCGGCCGGTCAACCAGGGTCAGAACGGCCGCCTGGCGCTCCGGCGGGACGACGAAGCGACTGCCCAGCACGGTCAGTGGGTTGTAGCCATCGGCCTGGATCAAGCCCAGGAAGGCCAGCACCTCCGCGTCGCCGACCGCGGGGTTGAGCAGCACGTCGCAGCGCCGGTTCTGATTGACATCGCGGTAGCTGGCGTTGCCCTGCGAATAGAACTCCGCCGGTAGATGGAACGCGTTGTAATCGCGCTCCAGGTCGCCGTGACGGCGGCCGTACAGATGATAGATGTGTCCGCCCAATTGCACCGGCCAACCGCCGCGCAGGATGTTGTCCAGCAGGCACTGGCGGCAGTAGGCGTCGAAGCGTGGGTCGCCTGATTGTGTCGCCATGGGATCGGTCAGCGCGGCGATCAGCGCCAACGCTTCGGCGCGCCTGGCGGCGATGACGGCCGGATCGGCCAGCCGGCTACGCGCCTGGTTGATGATGTGTACATCAGCGACGTGGCCGATGATGGCGTTGATGGTCAGGCTTTCGCCCGGCGCCAGCCGCGTGGATACGCCGGCAAATCCACACGGTGTCCGGCAAACGGTCGTTTGCGGCATGGCCCGCAGCTCGGCCAGCGTGTGTGACAGAAAATGGTCGGGGTAGCTGAGGGCGGTGTTCTCGCCGAAGATGAGGGCCGGGTCAACGATGGTCGTCAGGCCCGGCGGGTCCGTTCCCTCGGCGGTGGCGAGGTAGAAGTGGCCCCTCTCGATCGCCTCCACCTCGGCCTCATCGCCTACGCTGGCCTGCACGCGGTAGAAGGGGACGCCAGTCTCCAGGTTGAAGACCGCCATCCAGGCCTCGGCCGTGCGGCCGATCCGCTTGAGCATCATGTCGTCAAGTCCGTAGGGGATGATGATGGACAGTCCGTCCACGATTTCCAGGGAGATGGGTCGCCCGGCCGTGTTGCGCACCGTTGCCTGGCGCACCAGGGCGGCGAAGTTTTCCCCCGGCAGGGTGAAGTAGCGAACGTTGACCTGCAGGCCGTGGCCGGCATGGGTTTCTTCCAGCTCGATCTCGCTGGCGCCGATGAACATGCGCCGGGCTAACGCGGGGCGGGCGGCGGCTGAGAACGGTTCGTAGAACCCATCCGCCGCCGCCCCCACTTTTCCCCCCACTTTGATAAACGTGCGGAACCCGGTGTACGCCACGGTCTGATAGGCCTTATTCGCCGATTGGAATTCCATGATCGGCGTGTCCTTGCTCTCGACGCCGAAACCGGCGATGGCCTGGCCGCGATTGACATAGAACGCCCACAGGGGAATGCCCAGGGGACCGGCAATACCCGGCAGGAAACTGGCAAACGGGGGAAATGCGTCGTAGTCTTCGATGACGAAACGGTTGAGAGGATCGAAATGGAATGATTTCATGAGTGAATTCACTTAGTCCTGAGAACATACGTCGCGCAGGAGGTGTTCTGGGCCGTGCAAAAGTGTCGCAAGTGCATCATGGTAGCATTTCAGATGGCATTTGGTTTGCAAGAGGGGATGGCAGCCAGACGCCGGGTCGCATGGTGACATGCAGCCCGGCGCCTGGCGTCGAAAGATCTAAGCGAGGCGCCGTCGCCGCACGACGAGGGCTGCGGCAAGCAGCGTCAGGACCGTCATCGCGGCCGCCAGGGGTTGCCACGGAGCCGGCTGAGTCCGACTGCCGCTGGCTTCGGCAATGGTCACCGCCGTCGGCGCGGTGATGGTGAGATGCACCTGGTCGAGGTGGAAGGTGCGGCTGTCTGGGGCTGCATTCTGGCCAACCTGCAGATCGAAACCATAGCCTGTCATGTTGGTCAGCGTCAGGCCGTCGTTTGGTGCGCCGGCTGGCTGCACCGCGCTGCGCGTGAAGGTCGAGAACGGGAGGCTGACCAAGCGCCAGCCCGCGCTGTTGTCCACGAACGTTGCCTCGAAGCGCTCGGCTGTGTCCGCCGCCTGGTAGACCCGCACGTAGTCCACCAGCATGTCCTGCGGGAAGGTCAGGTTGGGCGAGATCGCGCCGCCGAAGTTGCCGCCGATCGCCAGGTTGAACAGTAGATAGAAGGGATGGTTGAAAACCCACTCGCTGGGGGCCACGTTGGCCGGGACGGCGTTGTGATAGTTGATGCCATCCACGAACCAGTGAATCTCGTCGGGCGCCCACTCCACGGCATAGGTGTGATAGCTGGCCGCGACGGGTGCGCCAAAGTCGTAGGAATTGCCATACGCGCTGCCGCCGGAGTAGCCTGGACCATGAATCGTACCGAAGATTTGGGTCGGCACGCGGCTGACATACTCCATGATGTCAATCTCGCCGGCTTGCGGCCAGCCAACCTGGTCAATGTTGGTGCCCAGGCTCCAGAAGGCGGGCCAGAGGCCGGACTCGCCCGGCGGCACCTGGACGCGAGCCTCGATGCGGCCATAGCGGAATTCGGTGCGATTCTTGGTGAGCAGCCGCGCCGAGGTGTATTTGCACGGGCCGTACCAGCAGACCTTGTCGGTAGTGGCGGGATCGAGCGCCAGGAGCCGGAGCCGGAGGTTGCCGTTGCCGTCCAGGGCCACGTTGTCGGGGCTGTCGGAATAGAACTCCTCCTCGCTATTGCCCCAACCCGGAATGCCGTTCATGGTGCCGTCGCCCATCTCGTAGCCCCAGGCGTTGGCATCGGGCGGCGATCCCGCGGGGTCGTTGAATTCATCGCTCCAGGCCATCACCCATTGGCTGGGCGGCGGCAGGGTCGGCGCCTGGTTGTCCAGCAGGTGTACCTTGACCGGGACGCCGCTGTCGGCGCCGTAGAACCAGAATGCGAGGTTGCCGAAGCCGCTCCAGTTCTGGCCGGCGGCAAAGGTGCGGGTGATGCTGGCCGTGTTGGTCGCCTCAAGTGGGGCGGGCACGCTGATCTTCAGCACTTGCTCATACGGCCCCTGGCCAGGCAAGGCCAGCGGGCTGCCCGCGGGGATATCTCTGATCGTCAACCTGACGCGGCCATCGGACTGGAAGGGGTGATGCCCCTCGAAGTCGTCCACCATGGCTGGATTGGCGGCATCGGTATCGGTGATGGTGAGCAGCGCCCGGCGCCGGTACCCAAAGTCGGCGTTGGTGACGCTGGTGAGATTCAGCATGACCTGCTGGTCGCCGGAGGGTTTGCCGTCATCGAGGGTTTGCACGGTAAAGGTTTTCTCGGTGTCGCCGGGAGCAAAAGTAACCGTGCCGCTGATCGGCACGAAGTTGCGGTCGGGCCGGGCGTAGGCCTCGGCCGTGCGATAGGTGACAGTGACGGTTTGAGTCGGCGGCACGCTGAGCGTTATGTTGATAACGGCTGCCGCGCCTTCTGCTGCTTCGTAGGTCGTCAGGCCGAACTGCGCCTGCAGAGGCGCCGCGGCGCTGCCGGTGTTGCCGAAGATCGTCACATCATCCACGTAGTAGACCTGGGCGCCCATGGGGACCGAGCCGTAGCCGCCGATGGCGTAGCCGTGAATCTCGGTGCGGCCAAAGCCGTCGTTGGGCGCGCCGTTGCCGATGTCCTTGCGGTGGAAGTCGCCCCAGGCGAACTGGAAGAAGCGCCAGCCCGCGAAGTCGTCGGGAATATCAGTGCTCCAGCGCTCGGCGTCGTCGGTCGTCGAGCCGGGGTTGCGGTTGTCCATGACATCCACGAACAGCGTGCCGCCGGTGTTGTTGCCGTAGAGCCACAGGCACAACCCTTCGTAGGTGCTCCAGTCCTGGGTGAGCCACTGATTGGCCGCGGCATTGGTGAACGCGTGCGTGTAGCCGGCCCACTGCCCGCCGCCGATGGTCAGCGCCTCGCGCAGCACCTTGTTGCCGGCCACGGCCCCTGGCACCGGCGCGGGCGGACTGTCCGTAATCGTAATGGCCGCGCTGGCCGCGGGGTGGTTCCAGGTGATGAAGCCGACGCCGATTCCGTTGGGGTCCGTGCCGGACGGCAGCAGCCCATCCTCGAAGTCATCAATGGCCGTGGTGCGTACGATCACGCCGACATCATCCACGTAGTAAACCTGGGCGCCCATGGGGACCGAGCCGTAGCCGCCGATGGCGTAGCCGTGAATCTCGGTGCGGCCAAAGCCGTCGTTGGGCGCGCCGTTGCCAATATCCTTGCGGTGGAAGTCGCCCCAGGCGAACTGGAAGAAGCGCCAGCCCGCGAAGTCGTCGGGAATATCAGCGCTCCAACGCTCGGCGTCGTCGGTCGTCGAGCCGGGGTTGCGGTTGTCCATGACATCCACGAACAGCGCGCCGCCGGTGTTGTTACCGTAGAGCCACAGGCTCACGCCTTCGTACGTGCTCCAGTCCTGGGTGAGCCATTGGTTGGCCGCGGCATTGGTGAACGCGTGCGTGTAGCCGGCCCACTGCCCGCCGCCGATGGTCAGCGCCTCGCGCAGCACCTTGTTGCCGGCCACGGCTCCTGGCACCGGCGCGGGTGGACTGTCCGTAATCGTAATGGCCGCGCTGGCCGCGGGGTGGTTCCAGGTGATGAAGCCGACACCGATCCCGTTGGGGTCCGTGCCGGACGGCAGCAGCCCATCCTCGAAGTCATCTATAATGACCGACTTGCCGTTGACGGGCGGGACATTGTTGCTGCCGAAGGTCAGGTCGTCGAAGTAGTAGGTCGTGTCAGCGCCGATCTGGGCGCCGGTCAAGCCGAAGTTGGGAAACACCGATACCTTGTTGTAGGTGTACGCCAGGTTCAGGGCCGCTGTGCCGGGGGCCGGGTTGGCGAAGTCGAAGGTCA includes:
- a CDS encoding family 16 glycosylhydrolase — its product is MHSSFAAPTAAAGQPASVSWSPITFDDPAITYTLTDFGGTSSSVVLDPAGGANKVAKIIKTLAAELWAGTTISTGPNFSVPQIPFSATDTIMTMRVWAPAAGIPIRLKVEDAADPTKSCETEAVTTVANAWETLTFNFANQAPGTAALNLAYTYNKVSVFPNFGLTGAQIGADTTYYFDDLTFAASTPTTPTPTPPPASWSPITFDDPAITYTLTDFGGTSSSVVLDPAGGANNVAKIIKTLAAELWAGTTISTGPNFSVPQIPFSATATTMTMRVWAPAAGIPIRLKVEDAADPTKSCETEAITTVANAWETLTFNFANQAPGTAALNLAYTYNKVSVFPNFGLTGAQIGADTTYYFDDLTFAASTPTTPTPTPTPPPASWSPITFDDPAITYTLTDFGGTSSSVVLDPAGGANKVAKIIKTLAAELWAGTTISTGPNFSVPQIPFSATATTMTMRVWAPAAGIPIRLKVEDAADPTKSCETEAVTTVANAWETLTFNFANQAPGTAALNLAYTYNKVSVFPNFGLTGAQIGADTTYYFDDLTFAASTPTTPTPTPTPTPPPASWSPITFDDPAITYTLTDFGGTSSSVVLDPAGGANKVAKIIKTLAAELWAGTTISTGPNFSVPQIPFSATATTMTMRVWAPAAGIPIRLKVEDAADPTRSCETEAVTTLANAWETLTFDFANPAPGTAALNLAYTYNKVSVFPNFGLTGAQIGADTTYYFDDLTFGSNNVPPVNGKSVIIDDFEDGLLPSGTDPNGIGVGFITWNHPAASAAITITDSPPAPVPGAVAGNKVLREALTIGGGQWAGYTHAFTNAAANQWLTQDWSTYEGVSLWLYGNNTGGALFVDVMDNRNPGSTTDDAERWSADIPDDFAGWRFFQFAWGDFHRKDIGNGAPNDGFGRTEIHGYAIGGYGSVPMGAQVYYVDDVGVIVRTTAIDDFEDGLLPSGTDPNGIGVGFITWNHPAASAAITITDSPPAPVPGAVAGNKVLREALTIGGGQWAGYTHAFTNAAANQWLTQDWSTYEGLCLWLYGNNTGGTLFVDVMDNRNPGSTTDDAERWSTDIPDDFAGWRFFQFAWGDFHRKDIGNGAPNDGFGRTEIHGYAIGGYGSVPMGAQVYYVDDVTIFGNTGSAAAPLQAQFGLTTYEAAEGAAAVINITLSVPPTQTVTVTYRTAEAYARPDRNFVPISGTVTFAPGDTEKTFTVQTLDDGKPSGDQQVMLNLTSVTNADFGYRRRALLTITDTDAANPAMVDDFEGHHPFQSDGRVRLTIRDIPAGSPLALPGQGPYEQVLKISVPAPLEATNTASITRTFAAGQNWSGFGNLAFWFYGADSGVPVKVHLLDNQAPTLPPPSQWVMAWSDEFNDPAGSPPDANAWGYEMGDGTMNGIPGWGNSEEEFYSDSPDNVALDGNGNLRLRLLALDPATTDKVCWYGPCKYTSARLLTKNRTEFRYGRIEARVQVPPGESGLWPAFWSLGTNIDQVGWPQAGEIDIMEYVSRVPTQIFGTIHGPGYSGGSAYGNSYDFGAPVAASYHTYAVEWAPDEIHWFVDGINYHNAVPANVAPSEWVFNHPFYLLFNLAIGGNFGGAISPNLTFPQDMLVDYVRVYQAADTAERFEATFVDNSAGWRLVSLPFSTFTRSAVQPAGAPNDGLTLTNMTGYGFDLQVGQNAAPDSRTFHLDQVHLTITAPTAVTIAEASGSRTQPAPWQPLAAAMTVLTLLAAALVVRRRRLA